A single window of Undibacterium sp. 5I1 DNA harbors:
- a CDS encoding dynamin family protein encodes MSNLVQKFQEYSDWRKGVVSALEQYRAWIHGSDMADAASDQRISRLLERLVDDKLTIAFVAEFSRGKSELINAIFFADYGQRILPSSAGRTTMCPTELLYDETIPPCIRLLPIETRKEAQSTSDYKGQHHVWTVLPLNISSGDGMLEAFKQVSLTKRVSIEEAKSYGLFDEDDPDAALEIDENGLVEISQWRHAIVNFPHPLLKEGLIIVDTPGLNAIGTEPELTLNLIPNAHAVLFILAADTGVTKSDIDVWRNHIGGGPGRMVVLNKIDSMWDELRTADEIEAQIKHQISTVAHNLSLDEKQIFPVSAQKGLVAKINKDAPLLAKSRLPTLEYALSKELIPSKQDIIRAQMTTDINEITGAQQAIISARTRSVVEQMMELKSLRGKNINVIEHMMRRIDAEKKEFDASLIKMQGTRAVFTRLSTEVYTSLGMDILREEIRKSREAMQKSKFSTGLKDAVKQFFSNIKFNLQASNKKTDEISEMMTIMYRKFSTEHGLALSAPMSFSLDKYIQEVASVEAVFQKQFSTMTLLTTSQVALMQKFFDSIAARVKQSFLQANRDVEAWQKVVMAPLEAQIREHKGQLKNRMQSIQRIHVATDSLEEKISSFEAMQAEMDAKKKALSALELNLKNALLAELSALKVA; translated from the coding sequence ATGAGCAATCTGGTTCAAAAATTCCAGGAATACAGTGACTGGCGCAAAGGTGTCGTGAGTGCGTTAGAGCAGTATCGCGCATGGATACATGGATCGGATATGGCCGATGCCGCCAGTGATCAGCGCATCTCGCGGTTGCTGGAAAGATTGGTCGATGACAAACTAACCATCGCTTTTGTTGCAGAATTTTCACGCGGCAAATCAGAATTAATTAACGCGATTTTTTTCGCGGATTACGGACAGCGCATTTTGCCATCGTCCGCCGGGCGTACTACGATGTGTCCAACTGAGTTGTTGTATGACGAGACTATTCCACCATGCATCCGCCTGTTGCCTATAGAAACCCGCAAAGAAGCACAATCCACTAGCGACTACAAAGGCCAGCACCATGTCTGGACAGTATTGCCGCTGAATATCAGCTCTGGGGATGGCATGCTAGAGGCTTTTAAACAAGTGAGCCTGACCAAACGGGTATCGATAGAAGAAGCCAAATCCTACGGTTTGTTTGATGAAGACGATCCTGATGCTGCTTTAGAAATTGATGAAAATGGCCTGGTCGAGATTTCACAATGGCGTCATGCGATTGTGAATTTCCCGCACCCATTGCTCAAAGAAGGTTTGATCATTGTCGATACTCCAGGCCTAAACGCAATCGGTACCGAGCCTGAGCTGACACTGAATTTAATCCCCAACGCGCATGCCGTATTGTTTATTCTGGCTGCCGATACCGGCGTTACTAAAAGCGATATTGACGTCTGGCGCAATCATATTGGCGGCGGTCCTGGCCGTATGGTCGTGCTCAATAAGATTGATAGCATGTGGGATGAGCTGCGCACTGCAGACGAGATAGAAGCACAAATCAAACATCAGATCAGTACTGTTGCACATAATTTATCGCTGGATGAAAAACAAATTTTCCCGGTGTCAGCGCAAAAAGGCCTGGTCGCTAAAATCAACAAAGATGCGCCGTTGTTAGCTAAGAGCCGTCTGCCTACCTTGGAATATGCACTATCGAAAGAACTGATCCCCTCTAAGCAAGACATCATCCGTGCCCAGATGACGACGGATATCAATGAAATCACCGGTGCGCAGCAAGCGATTATTTCTGCCCGTACTCGCAGCGTGGTAGAGCAAATGATGGAGCTGAAAAGTTTGCGCGGCAAGAACATCAACGTGATTGAACACATGATGCGCCGGATCGATGCAGAGAAAAAAGAATTCGATGCCAGCCTGATCAAGATGCAAGGAACACGTGCCGTATTCACCCGCTTATCGACCGAGGTATACACCAGCTTGGGTATGGATATTTTGCGTGAAGAAATTCGTAAATCCAGAGAAGCCATGCAGAAGAGTAAATTTTCTACTGGCCTGAAAGATGCCGTCAAACAGTTCTTTAGTAACATTAAATTTAACCTGCAGGCGTCGAATAAAAAGACGGATGAGATTTCTGAAATGATGACCATCATGTACAGAAAGTTTTCGACTGAGCATGGTCTTGCCTTGTCCGCGCCGATGTCATTCTCTTTAGACAAATACATTCAGGAAGTCGCTTCAGTCGAGGCTGTATTCCAGAAGCAATTTAGTACTATGACCTTGCTGACGACGTCACAGGTTGCGCTGATGCAGAAATTTTTTGATTCTATTGCAGCGCGCGTGAAGCAAAGTTTTTTACAGGCGAACCGGGATGTAGAGGCGTGGCAAAAAGTCGTCATGGCACCGCTAGAGGCGCAAATCCGCGAGCACAAAGGTCAGCTCAAAAATCGTATGCAGTCGATACAGCGCATTCATGTAGCGACCGATAGTCTGGAAGAAAAAATTAGTTCTTTTGAAGCGATGCAAGCCGAGATGGACGCTAAAAAGAAAGCCTTGAGCGCCTTAGAATTGAATTTGAAAAATGCGCTTTTAGCAGAATTGAGCGCACTCAAGGTTGCTTAA
- a CDS encoding LysE family translocator, with protein MFGTQDLALFIVSGLLLNLVPGPDSLLIMTRSASQGWRAGSAAALGIGTGTFVHIFAAAMGLSAVLASSAAAFMIVKLIGAAYLLYVGVGLLLAKSVTASELDTPVTKSPDLGYKTIFQQGFLTNVLNPKVAVFFLAFVPQFIAASASNKALAFIVLGCIFNFNGMLWCHFLAVSTALASQRVRVNKTVSAWLNRLIGAMFVSFGIKLALSSK; from the coding sequence ATGTTTGGTACTCAAGATCTCGCGTTATTTATTGTCTCTGGCCTGTTGCTTAATCTTGTCCCCGGCCCCGATTCTTTGCTGATCATGACGCGCAGTGCCAGCCAGGGCTGGCGTGCTGGTTCTGCTGCGGCTTTAGGAATTGGCACCGGTACTTTTGTGCATATTTTTGCCGCAGCAATGGGTTTGTCGGCAGTACTGGCAAGCTCTGCTGCGGCTTTTATGATCGTCAAGTTAATCGGCGCAGCGTATTTGTTGTACGTCGGAGTTGGGCTTCTGCTGGCAAAAAGCGTAACTGCCAGCGAACTTGATACCCCTGTAACAAAGTCACCCGACTTGGGTTACAAGACAATATTCCAGCAAGGTTTTTTGACCAACGTGCTGAACCCAAAAGTAGCGGTATTTTTTCTAGCTTTTGTACCGCAATTTATCGCAGCATCGGCATCGAATAAAGCGCTGGCGTTTATTGTGCTGGGCTGTATTTTTAATTTCAACGGCATGCTGTGGTGTCACTTTTTAGCAGTCTCGACTGCACTAGCCAGCCAGCGTGTGCGCGTGAATAAGACGGTCTCAGCCTGGCTCAATCGCCTAATTGGCGCGATGTTCGTCTCTTTTGGAATCAAGCTTGCATTGAGTAGCAAATAA
- the rpoD gene encoding RNA polymerase sigma factor RpoD, producing the protein MSVTPAASVSPTVSAASTISAASAASKLSALESIDTSSYTFPSVKEAAKRGRKPSEFQFENEEIRALNAVESAELKSVARAKARKAGTGNSGSANAARSAEQLEHYRKKLTKLINIGKDRGYLTHAEINDHLPEDVSDPEMVQSIISTLNDMGVAVYDRAPDATLLLLTDSVNNAVSDDEAEATAAAALSTVDADFGRTTDPVRMYMREMGGVELLTRSGEIEIAKRIEDGLKDMLQAISACPSTIAELLAIAEKIAKDETKIDDIVDGLMDPNANEDLIQAAIVSNVSSDEQDDQEDEDEEDAVSNDAVSEEQLLQLKNTVLLKLAVIAAQFEKMRSAKNTNDAVYVKAQQSIAQELLGIRFSVKTIEKLCDTLRKQMLELRQIEKKIQDLLVNKCGMPRQHFIASFLGNETNTKWLEDEMDAGQPYSLLIHRHVHAANELQQKLITLEEKVALSLSDLRKINKQMIAGEKRAADAKRAMTEANLRLVISIAKKYVNRGLQFLDLIQEGNIGLLKAVDKFEYRRGYKFSTYATWWIRQAISRAIADQARTIRVPVHMIETINKMNRIKRQLMQENGLEPDPAIIAEKMEMSESKVREIMKIAKEPVSMDTPIGDDGDSQLGDFIQDNNTLSPMAAAMQASVQEKLKEVLDSLSPREAKVLRMRFGLEMATDYTLEEVGKQFEVTRERIRQIEAKAMKKLRHPSRSDQLKSLLENH; encoded by the coding sequence ATGTCAGTAACACCGGCGGCATCTGTGTCGCCAACAGTATCAGCGGCATCGACAATATCAGCAGCCTCAGCAGCATCCAAACTGTCCGCGTTAGAGAGCATAGATACCTCAAGCTACACTTTTCCAAGCGTCAAAGAAGCCGCTAAACGTGGTCGTAAGCCTAGCGAATTTCAATTCGAGAATGAAGAAATCCGCGCCTTAAACGCGGTTGAATCTGCTGAACTAAAATCCGTCGCCAGAGCAAAAGCCAGAAAAGCCGGCACCGGCAACTCAGGTAGCGCCAACGCGGCAAGATCAGCAGAACAGTTAGAGCATTATCGTAAAAAACTCACCAAGCTCATCAATATCGGCAAAGATCGCGGCTACCTCACGCATGCCGAAATCAATGACCATTTGCCAGAAGATGTGTCTGATCCAGAAATGGTTCAGAGCATCATCAGTACACTCAACGACATGGGTGTGGCAGTGTACGACCGCGCACCCGATGCGACCTTATTGCTGCTGACAGACAGCGTCAACAATGCCGTCAGCGATGATGAGGCAGAAGCCACCGCAGCCGCAGCCCTGTCAACCGTCGATGCCGATTTTGGTCGCACCACCGACCCTGTGCGTATGTACATGCGTGAAATGGGTGGCGTTGAATTGCTAACGCGCAGCGGCGAAATAGAAATCGCCAAGCGCATTGAAGATGGCTTGAAAGATATGCTGCAAGCCATTTCTGCCTGCCCAAGCACGATTGCAGAACTGCTAGCCATCGCAGAAAAAATCGCCAAGGATGAAACTAAGATCGACGACATTGTTGACGGCTTGATGGACCCCAACGCGAATGAAGATCTGATTCAGGCTGCCATTGTCAGCAACGTCAGCAGTGACGAGCAAGATGATCAGGAGGATGAAGACGAAGAGGATGCCGTCAGCAATGACGCGGTGAGCGAAGAGCAATTGCTGCAACTTAAAAATACCGTCTTGTTAAAACTTGCCGTGATCGCTGCTCAGTTTGAGAAAATGCGTAGCGCCAAGAATACCAATGACGCGGTCTATGTCAAAGCACAACAAAGCATCGCGCAAGAATTATTAGGCATCCGTTTTTCAGTCAAGACGATAGAAAAACTATGCGACACCTTACGCAAACAGATGTTGGAACTGCGTCAGATCGAGAAAAAAATTCAGGATTTATTAGTCAACAAATGTGGCATGCCGCGCCAGCACTTTATTGCCAGTTTCCTCGGCAACGAGACCAATACCAAATGGTTAGAGGATGAAATGGACGCAGGGCAGCCATATAGCCTGCTAATCCATCGTCATGTCCATGCCGCCAATGAGCTGCAACAAAAACTTATCACGCTGGAAGAAAAAGTCGCATTGTCTCTAAGCGATCTGCGCAAAATTAATAAGCAAATGATCGCAGGTGAGAAGCGCGCAGCCGATGCCAAGCGTGCGATGACAGAGGCGAATTTGCGTCTGGTTATTTCTATCGCCAAGAAATATGTTAACCGTGGTTTGCAATTCCTTGATCTGATCCAGGAAGGCAATATCGGCTTACTCAAAGCGGTCGATAAGTTTGAATATCGTCGCGGCTATAAGTTCTCTACCTATGCAACCTGGTGGATACGTCAGGCGATTTCCAGAGCGATTGCGGATCAGGCGCGCACGATCCGCGTACCTGTTCACATGATAGAAACCATCAATAAAATGAATCGCATCAAGCGTCAGTTGATGCAAGAAAATGGCCTGGAACCTGACCCGGCAATCATTGCCGAGAAGATGGAAATGTCCGAAAGCAAAGTGCGCGAAATCATGAAGATCGCCAAAGAACCGGTATCCATGGATACACCGATCGGTGACGATGGCGACTCACAATTAGGCGACTTTATTCAGGATAACAATACGCTGTCACCCATGGCCGCCGCCATGCAAGCCTCGGTACAAGAAAAACTCAAAGAAGTATTAGACTCACTCAGCCCGCGCGAGGCCAAGGTCTTGCGGATGCGCTTTGGTCTGGAGATGGCAACGGATTACACTTTGGAAGAGGTCGGCAAACAATTTGAAGTCACGCGTGAGCGCATACGCCAGATCGAAGCCAAGGCGATGAAAAAATTACGCCACCCTTCCCGCTCGGATCAATTAAAGAGTTTGCTGGAGAATCATTGA
- the mutY gene encoding A/G-specific adenine glycosylase produces MPDQVASKYHDPSFSHAVIAWQKQHGRHHLPWQQSRDAYRVWLSEIMLQQTQVAAVIPYYQRFLESFPTVFALAAAPAEEVMAHWSGLGYYTRARNLHQCAKDVVANYAGQFPSDPALLQQLPGIGRSTAAAVAAFSYGTRAAIMDGNVKRVFARVFGIAGYPGIKTIEDDLWLRAQALLPETDIQAYTQGLMDLGATLCTRSSPDCPRCPLQASCVAYAQGRTAELPTRKPKKEPKEKHTLMLVLRHQGRVLLEQRPDSGIWGGLLSLPELDGMQELNPDSPMGDLLDFSSTLPEQSLAAKQVANQFGEVTDIRQLPGFLHGFTHFKLHAQVLQFNLAQLASQVAESRYVWLDLRQVGQAALPAPVKKYLLEL; encoded by the coding sequence ATGCCGGATCAGGTGGCATCCAAGTACCACGACCCCAGCTTTTCTCATGCCGTGATTGCGTGGCAAAAACAGCATGGCAGGCATCATTTGCCCTGGCAGCAGAGCCGGGACGCTTATCGCGTCTGGTTGTCTGAAATTATGTTGCAGCAGACCCAGGTGGCGGCGGTGATCCCTTACTATCAGCGGTTTTTAGAGAGTTTTCCGACGGTGTTTGCCTTAGCCGCTGCGCCTGCTGAAGAGGTGATGGCGCACTGGAGTGGCTTGGGCTATTACACCCGGGCGCGCAATTTGCACCAATGTGCCAAGGATGTGGTGGCGAATTATGCCGGGCAGTTTCCGTCAGACCCTGCTTTATTGCAGCAATTACCCGGGATTGGTCGCTCCACTGCGGCAGCGGTGGCGGCGTTCTCTTACGGTACCCGTGCGGCGATTATGGATGGCAATGTCAAACGGGTTTTTGCCCGGGTATTCGGGATTGCCGGTTATCCGGGGATTAAGACGATAGAAGACGATTTATGGCTGCGTGCACAAGCCTTGTTGCCAGAAACGGATATCCAGGCCTACACACAAGGTTTGATGGATTTAGGCGCGACGCTGTGTACCCGCAGCAGCCCTGATTGCCCGCGCTGTCCTTTGCAAGCATCTTGCGTCGCTTATGCACAAGGCCGCACCGCTGAATTGCCAACCCGCAAACCGAAAAAAGAACCAAAAGAAAAGCATACTTTGATGCTGGTGCTACGGCATCAGGGACGAGTCTTGCTGGAGCAACGGCCTGACAGCGGCATCTGGGGCGGCTTGTTATCGCTGCCCGAACTGGACGGCATGCAGGAATTAAATCCCGACAGTCCCATGGGTGATTTGCTGGACTTTAGCAGCACTTTGCCAGAGCAAAGTTTGGCGGCAAAACAAGTAGCAAATCAATTTGGGGAAGTGACAGATATCCGGCAATTGCCAGGATTTTTACATGGGTTTACCCACTTCAAATTACATGCGCAAGTGCTGCAATTTAATCTGGCGCAGCTCGCATCCCAAGTCGCCGAATCGCGTTATGTCTGGCTGGATTTAAGGCAGGTGGGACAAGCCGCTTTACCAGCGCCGGTGAAAAAATATTTACTGGAACTTTGA
- a CDS encoding alpha/beta hydrolase has translation MNSLNSVANLSCRMGFGLAFMLVNSVATSAQLSAQVSAEVSAQTLAEMTARVKTSSCRIADYPQEVQCGQIQRPLDPAQPAGKKITVHFVVVPSQDKNKLSDAVFVLAGGPGQSAINAAAWGKTVLGRLNRRRDLVFVDQRGTGQSAPLQCPELESGGDLADTNGTVKLALACLKKLQALPYGDLRFFSTSIAVQDLEAVRLSQAYGKINLVGASYGTRVGLEFLRQYPQSVRRLVIDGVVPPDMRLPAADAQKALDGVFADCAKDARCNKAYPDLAARWKKLLASLPQSTTVIHPRLGNKIPVTISRNTLLSLVHKTLYAPTSAAALPYALTQAEQANYAPLITLSGALGLPSPLGIAYGMHFSVWCGEAYAHPILKPASDDFEKLMDGMYGAICTNWPHAVIPPAFYTIPVSPAPVLLLSGGIDPVTPTRHGNSVAKALGANARHITMDNAGHGLLSQGCVRDVVYRYFNAKEDQDAIKVDAKCVHQIPRPLAWQVPSITPTITLPTTPMPETVAPQGAKP, from the coding sequence ATGAACTCGCTTAACTCCGTCGCTAATCTCAGTTGTCGTATGGGTTTTGGCCTTGCCTTCATGCTGGTGAATTCTGTTGCTACATCAGCTCAATTGTCAGCGCAAGTGTCAGCTGAAGTATCAGCGCAAACTCTTGCTGAAATGACCGCTAGAGTCAAGACCAGCTCTTGCCGTATTGCTGATTATCCGCAAGAGGTGCAATGTGGTCAGATTCAGCGTCCGCTTGACCCTGCTCAGCCCGCAGGTAAAAAAATTACTGTGCATTTCGTTGTGGTGCCCTCGCAAGATAAAAACAAATTAAGTGATGCGGTCTTTGTCCTCGCAGGCGGACCGGGGCAAAGTGCCATCAATGCTGCGGCTTGGGGGAAGACAGTATTAGGGCGTTTAAATCGTCGCCGTGATTTGGTCTTTGTCGATCAGCGCGGGACAGGGCAAAGCGCACCGCTGCAATGTCCAGAGCTAGAGAGCGGTGGCGATCTGGCAGATACCAACGGTACCGTAAAGTTAGCACTTGCTTGCCTGAAGAAGTTGCAGGCCTTGCCCTATGGTGACTTGCGGTTTTTTAGTACCAGCATTGCAGTACAAGATTTGGAGGCAGTGCGGCTTAGCCAGGCTTACGGAAAAATCAATTTGGTTGGTGCATCCTACGGGACGCGAGTCGGCTTAGAATTTTTGCGCCAATATCCACAATCTGTCCGGCGTTTAGTGATTGATGGCGTCGTGCCGCCCGACATGCGCTTGCCTGCTGCCGACGCGCAAAAGGCCCTAGACGGCGTCTTCGCAGATTGTGCTAAAGATGCGCGTTGCAACAAGGCTTATCCTGATCTGGCCGCGCGCTGGAAAAAATTATTAGCGAGTCTGCCGCAATCCACCACGGTAATACATCCACGTCTGGGCAATAAAATCCCGGTCACGATCAGTCGCAATACCTTGCTGAGTTTGGTGCATAAAACTTTGTATGCGCCTACCAGTGCAGCCGCTTTACCCTACGCGTTGACGCAGGCGGAGCAAGCTAATTATGCGCCCCTGATTACCTTAAGCGGCGCACTGGGTTTGCCTTCTCCTTTGGGCATTGCTTATGGTATGCATTTTTCAGTCTGGTGTGGTGAAGCGTATGCACATCCAATATTGAAACCCGCTAGCGATGATTTTGAAAAACTCATGGACGGCATGTATGGGGCGATCTGTACCAATTGGCCGCATGCCGTAATTCCGCCAGCTTTTTATACCATTCCAGTCAGCCCGGCACCGGTTTTGTTGCTCAGTGGCGGCATCGATCCGGTAACCCCTACCCGCCATGGCAACAGCGTCGCTAAAGCGCTTGGTGCAAATGCTCGCCACATCACGATGGACAATGCAGGCCATGGTTTGTTATCGCAAGGATGTGTGCGTGATGTGGTGTATCGCTACTTCAATGCCAAAGAAGATCAGGACGCGATTAAGGTCGATGCGAAATGTGTACACCAGATCCCGCGACCGTTAGCGTGGCAGGTTCCGTCTATTACGCCGACTATTACTTTGCCCACCACGCCGATGCCAGAAACAGTAGCGCCGCAAGGAGCTAAACCATGA
- a CDS encoding ATP-binding cassette domain-containing protein: MIIVHDLHKAFVRQGKPKFAFNLNFGKRQQEMVKAVDGVSFAASDGAITGLLGANGAGKTTTLRMVASLLESDRGEITVDGIKVRAGQQGTQSNMGILSDARGLYPRLTARENIFYYGTLHGMSRSLIEQRTDQLAHWLEMTALLDRRTDGFSQGERMKTALARALIHNPKNIILDEPTNGLDVVATRALRDFLRWLRSPEGGGKCIIFSTHIMQEVERLCDQVVIVAQGRNVAKGTVAELLQQAEEPNFEDAFVKLAFLNRDTNSAISSATKPAINLEINSEISSVIATERTY; encoded by the coding sequence ATGATCATCGTCCATGATTTACACAAAGCCTTTGTACGTCAGGGTAAGCCAAAATTTGCCTTCAACCTCAATTTTGGTAAGCGTCAGCAAGAAATGGTGAAGGCAGTTGATGGCGTTAGTTTTGCCGCAAGCGATGGCGCGATTACTGGCTTGTTAGGCGCTAACGGTGCCGGCAAAACGACAACTCTGCGTATGGTAGCGTCGCTGCTGGAATCTGATCGTGGCGAGATTACAGTTGACGGTATTAAGGTCAGAGCCGGTCAGCAAGGCACACAATCCAATATGGGTATTTTGTCCGATGCGCGTGGACTGTATCCACGTTTAACCGCACGTGAAAATATTTTTTACTACGGCACCTTGCATGGCATGTCGCGTAGTTTGATTGAACAACGCACTGATCAGCTTGCTCATTGGCTGGAGATGACGGCATTACTGGACCGGCGTACCGATGGATTTAGTCAGGGCGAGAGAATGAAAACTGCTCTAGCGCGGGCTTTAATTCACAACCCTAAAAATATTATTCTGGACGAACCAACCAATGGTCTGGACGTGGTTGCCACCCGGGCACTGCGTGATTTTTTACGCTGGCTAAGGTCACCGGAAGGTGGCGGTAAGTGCATCATTTTTTCTACTCATATCATGCAAGAAGTTGAACGTTTGTGCGATCAGGTAGTGATCGTTGCACAAGGGCGCAATGTGGCGAAAGGCACGGTGGCGGAATTGTTACAGCAAGCGGAGGAGCCGAATTTTGAAGACGCGTTTGTCAAGCTAGCGTTTTTAAATCGTGACACTAATTCAGCAATTAGTTCAGCAACTAAGCCAGCGATTAATTTAGAAATTAATTCAGAAATTAGTTCAGTAATAGCGACTGAGAGGACATACTGA
- a CDS encoding ABC transporter permease: MKAMLAIFRKEMMDAMRDRRALLIVIFSSLFLVPMLLVIMSEVLSQVESQEEKRSVLVVGINNAPSLENFILRQGYKVKPAPADYVAKSRSKELDQPVLLVPDGFDEKLAAGQKVTLEIAYDTSNKQAEFGLRPLKRILDAYTQEGAVMSLMMRGVSPEILQLIEVKERYLSRPEERKDSITSMLPMAMLMAILMGGMYAAIDATAGERERGSLEPLMMNPVSGWQLAVGKWGAVATVSMLVVVLTVLSFFPSQWLIRNETLRALFQFGVKDAMGFLLVLLPLAASLAAVQVAIALDCKSYKEAQVRNQMFILVVNMVPMMMLFSTGPEPTWFRWVPVLAQNQMMNKVLKGEALSMVVTMIALGVCVALTIASLSYVAQKMRRVVMA, from the coding sequence ATGAAAGCCATGCTTGCTATTTTTCGTAAAGAAATGATGGATGCTATGCGTGACCGCCGTGCCTTGCTCATCGTCATTTTTAGCTCGCTATTTTTAGTGCCAATGCTGCTGGTCATTATGTCCGAGGTCTTGTCGCAAGTGGAGTCGCAAGAAGAGAAAAGATCCGTGTTGGTAGTTGGTATCAACAATGCGCCCAGCTTAGAAAATTTCATTTTGCGCCAAGGTTATAAAGTCAAGCCTGCACCGGCAGATTATGTCGCCAAATCCCGTAGTAAAGAATTGGATCAGCCCGTGTTATTGGTCCCGGATGGTTTCGATGAAAAGCTGGCAGCGGGTCAAAAAGTGACTTTAGAAATCGCCTATGACACGTCGAACAAACAAGCTGAATTTGGTTTACGACCGCTGAAAAGAATTTTAGATGCTTATACCCAGGAAGGCGCGGTGATGAGCTTAATGATGCGGGGTGTATCGCCAGAAATCTTGCAATTGATTGAAGTGAAAGAGCGTTATTTAAGCCGCCCCGAAGAGCGTAAAGACAGCATTACCAGCATGTTGCCGATGGCGATGTTAATGGCAATTTTGATGGGCGGCATGTACGCCGCGATTGACGCCACCGCTGGCGAGCGCGAGCGTGGATCGCTGGAGCCATTGATGATGAACCCAGTCTCTGGATGGCAATTGGCGGTCGGCAAATGGGGCGCGGTGGCGACGGTCAGTATGTTAGTTGTGGTGCTGACGGTACTGAGTTTTTTTCCATCGCAATGGCTGATACGCAATGAGACCTTACGGGCTTTATTCCAGTTCGGGGTCAAAGATGCAATGGGATTCTTATTGGTCTTGTTGCCCTTAGCCGCTAGTCTGGCAGCCGTGCAGGTAGCGATTGCGCTAGATTGTAAAAGCTATAAAGAAGCCCAAGTCCGTAATCAAATGTTTATTCTTGTGGTGAACATGGTACCGATGATGATGTTATTTTCAACCGGACCAGAACCGACCTGGTTCCGCTGGGTTCCGGTACTGGCACAAAACCAGATGATGAATAAAGTCTTAAAAGGCGAGGCCTTGAGCATGGTCGTAACCATGATTGCACTAGGAGTTTGTGTTGCCTTGACGATCGCCAGCTTGTCGTATGTGGCGCAGAAAATGCGGCGTGTGGTGATGGCTTAA
- the rapZ gene encoding RNase adapter RapZ, with product MRILLISGISGSGKSVALNVVEDAGFYCVDNLPPSLLPGLISTLISEGIQSTAVAIDSRSAHLLTSLPSTIQTLRNEGHEVKILFLTASTESLVARFSETRRTHPLSHRLQRDHAMGDRLSLMECIREEREILSPIQLLAHVIDTSSLSANTLRDWVKTVVQIEHAPLVVMFESFAFKIGVPLDADFVFDVRMLPNPHYDIQLRLLTGLDLPVIEYLNGQMMVHDLYEDIRRFIEKWLPSFKSDNRSYLTVAIGCTGGQHRSVYMVEKLAEYFKKTEQVLVRHRRIG from the coding sequence ATGCGCATCTTACTTATCTCTGGTATTTCTGGCTCCGGCAAATCGGTCGCCTTGAACGTGGTGGAGGACGCTGGATTTTATTGCGTCGACAACTTACCACCGAGCTTGCTACCGGGACTTATCAGCACCTTAATCAGCGAAGGCATTCAATCCACCGCGGTGGCAATTGATTCGCGCAGCGCGCATTTGCTCACCAGCTTGCCCAGCACAATACAAACACTCCGCAATGAGGGACATGAAGTAAAGATCTTGTTTTTAACGGCAAGCACTGAATCTCTGGTCGCACGATTTTCTGAGACACGCCGCACTCATCCTTTGTCTCATCGCTTGCAAAGAGATCACGCCATGGGCGACAGGCTTAGCCTAATGGAATGCATAAGGGAAGAAAGAGAAATTCTATCACCTATCCAACTGCTAGCGCATGTAATCGATACCTCCAGTCTTAGTGCAAATACCTTGCGCGATTGGGTGAAAACCGTGGTGCAAATTGAGCATGCCCCCCTTGTCGTGATGTTTGAATCTTTTGCATTTAAGATTGGGGTACCGCTGGATGCTGATTTTGTTTTTGATGTGAGAATGTTGCCCAATCCTCATTATGATATTCAGCTGCGCCTGTTAACCGGGCTGGATCTTCCGGTAATTGAATATCTTAACGGGCAAATGATGGTGCATGATCTGTATGAGGACATACGACGGTTCATTGAAAAATGGCTGCCATCGTTTAAAAGCGATAATCGTAGCTACCTGACAGTGGCAATTGGTTGCACTGGAGGCCAGCATCGTTCAGTCTATATGGTGGAGAAACTGGCAGAGTATTTTAAGAAAACTGAGCAAGTATTAGTCAGACATCGTCGTATAGGGTAA